The genomic interval TTGAACCAGCTCATTATATTCGTCTGTCACACCTGGTAAGTTACTATTAGTAACTCTTCTAACCGCATCTGTCACTTGTTTACTTAATTCTCTAATGCGGTTGTGTGCAGAAACTTCATCTTTACGAAGATCATGCAGCTTTTCAAATAAAGCTTTTTGTTCGATAGAAGCATTTTCTAATTGTCCTTTTAGTTCCTTTAATTCTTCTCCCAAAAGAGTATGTGCTACTGATTCTGTTAGAAGCTTATGTTCTAATACTTCATATTGCTTATAAAGATGATTTAATTTCTTCTCAAGCTTAAACTGCAGCTCAATATCCTCATTATCTAGATTATAGTTATTCCGTAATAACCCAACTTCCACTTGCAATTGTGCGTTTCCTTGCTGGACATCCGCTAAGATTTCCTTTGTTACGTTTATATTGTTATTACAATAATTTTTCGCAATCACTTCTTTTTCCAATAAATCGTATAGTAAATCCAGCTTCTCCTGGATTTCAGAAATCACCTTTTCTACCGCCTCAACATTTCCTTCCTTCAAATCATTTTCAGTCGAAGCGAGCTCATTTGTTAACTTTTCAATCTCTTCTTCCATTTGCAAATGTTCCAAAATATATCCTTGTTCCAACATATCGATATAGCCATCTTTTAACTCATCAAGTTGTTCTGGCAATTTTGTCTGACATTCAATAAGTAATGGAGGAATTTTTTCTAGAAGATAAGTAATTGTTGTTAAACGATCTTGGATTTTATAAACAATCTCTCTAGCTTCCAAATAATCTCCATTATTTGTTTTTTCATCATACGTTATTAATAATTCTGCAATTTCAGTAAGCATCATTTCAATCTTTTTCTCTGTATCTCCAAAAGTATGACGGTGAGCTAAAAGATTTTTTTTGCTGACACGATAGGATTCTTTAAGTTCTTCCATTTCCGTTCTGTTCTTTTCTTCACTACCAACAAGATTATTAAGTTCTTCAAGTATGGTATCAATTCTTTTATCGACACTTTCCATCTTCATGTGAATCGTTTCTTGTGTCTTCTTCGCTTTGGGAAAATTATATTTATCTATATAACTTTCTGTATCAAAAAGTAATTCCTCAATTTCAGGTAATTCACTAACAACAATATCGTCCCATTCTTTTCTCCATCTTTCAAAGAGCTCTTCAGTCTGTCCAATCATATTCAATTGTTTGACTTTCGCAAGTTCTTCTAGTACTGGACGATTCATTATGTTTATTTTCCAATTTTCTAATTCATCAACACCGTTATAATATTTTCTTTTAATAAAATATCCCGCTACAAATAGGCAAATAACTAAACCTATTCCTCCAATTATGTAATTCATTTGAAGCCCCCTGTTCATACACCGGCCATAATTCCGTATCTATTTTAACTAATGTTTATCCAATTTTAAGGAACAGTAATCCAATAAGTTAAATGCGAAGGACTAACTGCCGTAAAAAAAACGTTTACGTCCAACAAATCCATTCAAACACAATATGCTAATACGTTAATGGTTATCTTCCTTTATGTAAGTAAATTTCTTTGTATTTATGATAACATGTAAACGACAATTTTTGACTATTATTTTATGTTTTTTTCATAATTTCGTACACTTTTTTCAAAGTTTAATAGATAACTTATATTATATAAGTTTTTTCCCAATATAACACATATTACTACTTCTTTATTAATCCTCCTGCTATATTAAGTATATTATCGAGAATAAAATGAAATGAAAGGTGGTTAATACGATGAAGAAAGACGGACATATCCATACACCATTTTGCCCACACGGAACGAAAGACTCTCTAAACCAATACGTAGAACAGGCAATTGCTCTAGGATTCACGGAGATGACATTTACAGAGCATGCCCCCTTACCGAAAAAGTTTATCGATACAACACCAACACAAGACAGCAGTATCACGATAGAAGATTTACCCTTCTATTTAAAAGAAGTAGATAGTATCAAAAAAGAATATGATGCGATTATAAAGATAAATGTAGGACTTGAAATTGATTATATTGAGGGATTTGAGCTAGAAATAAAAGACTTTTTAGCACAATGGGGACATTTTTTAGACGACAGTATTTTAAGTGTGCATTTCTTGAAAAATCCTTTATCTAATCACTATGATTGTGTCGATTATAGTCCTGAACTTTTTGGACAGATGATCGAAGAATACGGGGGAATTTCAAATGTATATAACTGCTATTATCAAACACTTTTGAAATCACTTAAAGCAGACCTTGGTCCAAACAAACCAAAAAGAATCGGTCATATGACACTAGTCCATAAGTTCCAACAGCTTTACCCTGTTGATAAAGACTTTCAACCCCATATTTACACCATATTAGATGAAATGAAAAAAAACGGATATGAGTTGGATTATAATGGGGCAGGTGTTAACAAGCCCTACTGCAAAGAACCATATCCTCCAAAGTGGATTGTGGAAGAAGCAATAAAACGAGATATCCCCTTAGTATATGGTTCTGATGCTCATCAGGCAAAGGACCTAGGACAAGGCTGGGAAGTCATGTTATGGAATAATCGATAATTCTTTTTCATTTAAGCAAACAACATCATCTATCCATAGATGGATTTCTTCGAGGTATTTTCTTTTGAAATATTCTTCATTCAAAAAAACATGGAGAACCTCGGTCAAATAGAAAGAATGAATAAAAGGCATCGAGAGTAGTCCTTTTAATTGGATAATACTATAGGAAATAGACTGTTTCCTGAACTCTTTCCTTTCTATTCCTTTTTCAAAAATTTGTGTAAAGATATACCTTTCTTTTACATAATAGGTGGACATGATTTCTCTCACAACTTGTGAATCAATTGTAACCTCTCGTAAAATAAATCTCGTCAATTGAGGATTACTACATTGGTAGGTGATAATGCAGTTCACCATTTTTTTTAATTTTTCTCTCGGACTAACTGA from Niallia sp. FSL W8-0635 carries:
- the hisJ gene encoding histidinol-phosphatase HisJ; the encoded protein is MKKDGHIHTPFCPHGTKDSLNQYVEQAIALGFTEMTFTEHAPLPKKFIDTTPTQDSSITIEDLPFYLKEVDSIKKEYDAIIKINVGLEIDYIEGFELEIKDFLAQWGHFLDDSILSVHFLKNPLSNHYDCVDYSPELFGQMIEEYGGISNVYNCYYQTLLKSLKADLGPNKPKRIGHMTLVHKFQQLYPVDKDFQPHIYTILDEMKKNGYELDYNGAGVNKPYCKEPYPPKWIVEEAIKRDIPLVYGSDAHQAKDLGQGWEVMLWNNR
- the ezrA gene encoding septation ring formation regulator EzrA, with the translated sequence MNYIIGGIGLVICLFVAGYFIKRKYYNGVDELENWKINIMNRPVLEELAKVKQLNMIGQTEELFERWRKEWDDIVVSELPEIEELLFDTESYIDKYNFPKAKKTQETIHMKMESVDKRIDTILEELNNLVGSEEKNRTEMEELKESYRVSKKNLLAHRHTFGDTEKKIEMMLTEIAELLITYDEKTNNGDYLEAREIVYKIQDRLTTITYLLEKIPPLLIECQTKLPEQLDELKDGYIDMLEQGYILEHLQMEEEIEKLTNELASTENDLKEGNVEAVEKVISEIQEKLDLLYDLLEKEVIAKNYCNNNINVTKEILADVQQGNAQLQVEVGLLRNNYNLDNEDIELQFKLEKKLNHLYKQYEVLEHKLLTESVAHTLLGEELKELKGQLENASIEQKALFEKLHDLRKDEVSAHNRIRELSKQVTDAVRRVTNSNLPGVTDEYNELVQEAKESIDEAKIMLERTPLNMVEVKKRIDVTEEKVTVLVNATIELVETVYLAEKIIQYGNRYRRHYQAVNQGLLEAEAHFRNYRYKEALQCAAATIEEIEPGSSNKMEAWSHEWKENENSNP
- the refZ gene encoding forespore capture DNA-binding protein RefZ — its product is MKEISTREAIVEAAISLFNQKGYHGTSIRDIAGLANVNTANISYYFNGKQGLLEYCYMNFFENYLEQLEHVFIQSVSPREKLKKMVNCIITYQCSNPQLTRFILREVTIDSQVVREIMSTYYVKERYIFTQIFEKGIERKEFRKQSISYSIIQLKGLLSMPFIHSFYLTEVLHVFLNEEYFKRKYLEEIHLWIDDVVCLNEKELSIIP